The Nitrospira tepida genome includes a window with the following:
- a CDS encoding response regulator translates to MEATTLQRSLTNRTILIVDDEEPIRKLLSALLERHGYTCLTAADAREARAKLGEQEVAIVLCDVNMPGESGMDLVRHILQNDPTVAAIMVTGLDSPVLANAALEMGAFGYIIKPFETNEVLINVSNALRRRRLEVENRAHCTNLEHMVRTRTIALQQALEWLERSEKELRLSREETIQRLAIAAEFRDRSTAKHIQRMSRYCELLARRYGLPDEQCDLIRTASPMHDIGKIGTPDHVLLKPGKFTPEEFNVITQHAEIGYRILSGSDAELLKVAAVIAWTHHERFDGTGYPRGLKGSSIPLEGRIAAIADSFDALTTQRVYKPAFAIDHAVDLMRQHRGGHFDPELLDVFFNSMEDILRIQKEYPDASGSATVTFNESPI, encoded by the coding sequence ATGGAAGCCACGACCCTTCAACGAAGCCTGACCAACCGTACGATTCTGATCGTCGATGACGAGGAGCCGATTCGCAAGCTCCTGTCCGCCCTGCTGGAACGACACGGCTATACCTGTCTCACGGCCGCGGACGCCCGGGAGGCCCGGGCCAAGCTCGGCGAACAGGAGGTCGCCATCGTGCTGTGCGACGTGAACATGCCCGGCGAATCCGGGATGGACCTCGTCCGCCACATCCTTCAGAACGATCCGACCGTGGCCGCGATCATGGTGACCGGGCTCGATAGTCCGGTCCTGGCCAATGCCGCCCTGGAGATGGGGGCCTTCGGCTACATCATCAAGCCGTTCGAGACCAACGAGGTCTTGATCAATGTCTCGAACGCGCTTCGCCGCCGCCGGCTCGAAGTCGAGAACCGCGCCCACTGCACCAACCTGGAGCACATGGTCCGGACCCGTACCATCGCGCTGCAACAGGCCTTGGAATGGCTGGAACGGAGCGAGAAAGAATTGCGCCTCTCGCGCGAGGAAACCATCCAACGACTGGCCATCGCCGCCGAGTTTCGCGACCGCTCGACCGCCAAGCACATCCAGCGCATGAGCCGCTATTGCGAATTGCTCGCGCGCCGCTACGGTCTGCCGGATGAACAGTGTGACCTCATTCGGACCGCCAGCCCCATGCACGACATCGGCAAGATCGGCACGCCGGACCATGTGCTGCTGAAACCGGGCAAGTTCACGCCGGAAGAATTCAACGTCATCACGCAACATGCCGAAATCGGCTACCGCATCCTCAGCGGCTCCGACGCCGAACTCTTGAAGGTCGCCGCGGTCATTGCCTGGACCCATCACGAGCGGTTCGACGGCACCGGCTATCCGCGAGGGCTGAAAGGCTCCTCGATCCCGCTCGAAGGCCGAATCGCGGCCATTGCCGATTCGTTCGACGCCTTGACCACCCAACGGGTCTACAAACCGGCCTTCGCGATCGACCATGCCGTGGACCTCATGCGACAACATCGCGGCGGTCACTTTGACCCGGAATTGCTGGACGTCTTTTTCAATTCCATGGAAGACATTCTCCGGATTCAGAAAGAGTATCCGGACGCGTCCGGTTCGGCGACGGTCACGTTCAACGAGTCCCCTATTTGA
- the rph gene encoding ribonuclease PH produces the protein MTMTELGNKTMRKDGRRRDQLRPIKVTRNFIKYAEGSVLMEMGDTKVICTASVEEKVPSFLKDKGQGWVTAEYAMLPRATHDRSPREAVKGKQGGRTLEIQRLVGRSLRAVLDMTQLGERTIWIDCDVIQADGGTRTASITGAFIALADACAVLKKKDLIKQRPMLDYLAAVSVGKIGGRAMVDLAYDEDSAAEVDLNLVMTGSGRFVEIQGTAERYPFDRKDLDEFMSLGWQAIEQLVNLQKNLIGKLD, from the coding sequence ATGACCATGACAGAATTGGGTAATAAGACAATGCGCAAGGACGGCCGCCGGCGCGATCAATTGCGCCCGATCAAGGTCACCAGGAACTTCATCAAGTACGCCGAAGGGTCCGTGCTGATGGAGATGGGCGATACGAAAGTGATTTGTACGGCATCCGTCGAAGAAAAGGTGCCCTCGTTCCTGAAAGACAAAGGACAGGGGTGGGTGACGGCGGAGTACGCCATGCTTCCCCGGGCCACCCACGACCGGAGTCCCCGCGAGGCGGTGAAGGGGAAGCAGGGGGGACGGACCTTGGAGATTCAGCGGCTGGTGGGCCGATCCCTCCGGGCGGTTCTGGACATGACCCAATTGGGAGAACGGACCATCTGGATCGACTGCGACGTGATCCAGGCTGACGGCGGAACCAGAACCGCCTCGATCACCGGCGCCTTTATTGCGCTGGCCGATGCCTGCGCCGTGCTGAAGAAGAAGGACCTGATCAAGCAACGTCCCATGCTCGACTACCTGGCCGCCGTGAGCGTGGGCAAGATCGGAGGCCGCGCGATGGTGGACCTGGCCTATGACGAGGATTCCGCCGCGGAAGTCGATTTGAACCTGGTCATGACGGGATCGGGCCGCTTTGTGGAAATCCAGGGAACCGCCGAGCGATATCCCTTCGACCGAAAGGACCTGGATGAGTTCATGAGCCTGGGATGGCAGGCGATTGAGCAGTTGGTGAATCTGCAGAAGAACCTGATCGGCAAGCTTGATTAA
- a CDS encoding XTP/dITP diphosphatase, whose product MELIVATRNKDKCKELQALLQDLGVRIRTIGDFPGAPDVVEDGTTCEANAIKKAQSAARFTGLPAIADDTGLEVAALDGRPGVYAARYAGESATYEDNWRKLLRELNGVPVSRRQARFVTAAAIAYPDGRVQMALGTLDGVITEQPRGTGGFGYDPVFLVPEKEKTLAEMTPEEKNQVSHRARAFQRAKELLQEASHLTGV is encoded by the coding sequence ATGGAACTGATTGTTGCCACGAGAAATAAAGACAAATGCAAGGAGCTGCAAGCCCTCCTTCAAGATTTGGGAGTTCGGATCCGGACCATTGGTGATTTTCCAGGTGCGCCGGACGTGGTCGAGGACGGGACCACCTGTGAAGCCAATGCGATCAAGAAGGCGCAATCGGCGGCACGGTTCACAGGGCTGCCGGCGATTGCCGACGACACGGGCCTGGAGGTGGCGGCGCTCGATGGCAGGCCCGGGGTCTATGCAGCAAGGTACGCAGGGGAATCGGCGACCTATGAAGACAATTGGCGGAAGCTGCTTCGCGAGCTGAACGGTGTGCCTGTGTCTCGCCGGCAGGCCCGCTTCGTCACCGCCGCTGCCATTGCCTATCCGGACGGACGGGTCCAGATGGCTCTCGGAACCCTGGACGGAGTGATCACGGAGCAGCCGCGGGGGACGGGGGGGTTCGGGTACGATCCGGTCTTTCTGGTTCCGGAGAAGGAGAAGACCCTGGCCGAAATGACGCCGGAGGAGAAAAACCAAGTCAGCCATCGAGCCCGCGCTTTTCAACGGGCGAAAGAACTGCTACAAGAGGCCAGCCACCTGACAGGTGTCTGA
- a CDS encoding DUF2283 domain-containing protein, whose translation MNIKYFQDTGTLHIEFRVADVAETRDLDEDIQLDVDNDGNICAITIELARERADIPHFSFEQIAV comes from the coding sequence ATGAACATCAAGTATTTCCAGGATACTGGCACTCTTCACATCGAATTTCGCGTGGCTGATGTGGCCGAAACCAGGGATCTGGACGAGGACATCCAACTGGATGTTGATAACGATGGGAATATCTGCGCCATCACGATTGAACTGGCTCGAGAACGAGCCGATATTCCGCATTTCTCATTTGAGCAGATTGCGGTTTAG
- a CDS encoding GSU2403 family nucleotidyltransferase fold protein produces the protein MQRLPLETQTLYAEFLAQLLATARHRSLGLAPGCFTTKRVKGETYYYFQYSDPGGRTRQAYVGKKSPALDRVVERFLHERADIEGDAARIQRLSAQLRIGGALSTDAAPARILKAFADAGIFQLGGVLIGTHAFAVMGNLLGVRWAGAYLKTQDIDIAGHSAIDIALPDLQADVPKILHTLEMGFVPVPPLNRKHPSTSFKVRGTALRVDFVTPQCKGRDDTPVIIKRFNVAAQPLRSLAYLLEQSQPAGIVNGGGVLVNVPHPARYALHKILVSRSRAVIDQTKAQKDLAQAAQLVEVLTEDRPGDLALAWKALTREKGDMTDKVRAAASRLATRFPEVCERLFSAIPSLRRPIKR, from the coding sequence ATGCAACGCCTTCCGCTCGAAACGCAAACGCTCTATGCCGAATTCTTGGCGCAACTCCTGGCAACGGCACGTCACCGTTCCCTTGGTCTCGCTCCAGGCTGTTTCACCACCAAACGTGTCAAAGGGGAGACCTACTACTACTTCCAATATTCAGACCCCGGCGGACGGACTCGGCAGGCATACGTCGGAAAGAAGTCACCTGCGCTCGACAGGGTCGTCGAGCGCTTTTTGCACGAACGGGCCGATATCGAAGGTGACGCCGCCCGAATTCAGCGGCTCTCCGCCCAACTGCGCATCGGCGGCGCGTTGTCCACCGATGCGGCGCCGGCACGCATTCTGAAGGCCTTCGCTGACGCCGGGATCTTCCAACTCGGCGGCGTGTTGATCGGAACCCATGCGTTTGCCGTGATGGGAAATCTACTGGGGGTCCGATGGGCCGGCGCCTATCTGAAGACGCAAGACATCGACATCGCCGGACATTCAGCCATCGACATCGCCCTGCCTGATCTTCAGGCCGATGTTCCCAAGATCTTGCACACGCTGGAGATGGGGTTTGTCCCGGTTCCTCCCCTCAACCGGAAGCACCCATCCACATCCTTCAAAGTGCGTGGAACCGCGCTTCGCGTCGACTTCGTCACCCCACAATGCAAGGGCCGCGACGATACGCCCGTGATCATCAAGCGCTTCAATGTGGCGGCGCAACCGCTCCGCTCTCTTGCCTACCTCCTGGAGCAATCTCAACCGGCCGGGATCGTCAACGGAGGCGGGGTGCTCGTCAATGTCCCACACCCCGCCCGGTATGCCCTCCATAAGATTCTTGTCTCGCGATCGCGCGCGGTGATCGATCAGACCAAGGCTCAAAAAGATCTTGCGCAAGCCGCTCAATTGGTCGAGGTGCTGACGGAAGACAGGCCCGGAGACCTGGCCCTGGCCTGGAAGGCACTCACGCGAGAGAAAGGAGACATGACTGACAAGGTCCGAGCGGCTGCATCAAGACTCGCAACCCGCTTTCCTGAGGTCTGCGAGAGACTTTTTTCAGCAATTCCTTCTCTCAGGAGACCCATCAAGCGCTGA